The genomic region aaatgggGAAGTGTTTTTCTTGGTAAAGTAGTGTGGTTCTGAGTGTACACTTTGAGGGTGTTCTCTGGGTAATTCAAAAGGGGAAGATATGACTAGAATTATATGGGAATAATGGCGAAACTATTCATAATAGGTTTCAATCAATCTTATTGTCACTCTGTTCGTGCATTTTGTGAAATCTGTTGAAAATTGCTCTTATGTTTCAGTTAGTGCCAGCAGTAACAGAGCTTATTGTTGCGGAATTGATGTATCTGCAATGGATGGATCCTAAACAaccaatatatatttatattaattcgACAGGAACCACCCGTGATGATGGTGAAACCGTAAGTCTGGTGTTTCTGTTCAAAGTAAGATGCACCAATTATCTATATCATGTATTCCAAATGCATATTTTTCAGGTTGGCATGGAGTCAGAGGGATTTGCTATCTATGATGCTATGATGCAGTTGAAAAATGAGGTGATTCTCTTTAAGAATTGTTGTACTTTGCATAATTATTTGCTCTAACTTGGTAGTGGCCATGATGTTAGTGTTTTGGGTGTGGGTTTGGAGCTACATGGGGTGTTTCTTGTTTAAGTTGGAGATAATGCCATATGCAAGTGGTGGCACCTTAGCAGTGATGCGATGTGATGCTTTAGTAATTGGTGCTTGTTGTGATTATTTGGGAGCGAAACAGTTGGGATGCAGTGACAGTGAAAATTGTGGGGATGGTTTATAAAATTCTATGTAGTAGTGTATATCGAGTTTTATATACAGAGTTATTGACATTTTTATGTTCCTCTTCCTACTCTCCAAACTACATGTGCGAAGGGATTTCGACATTGGAAAGTAGGGAAATGATTTGCTTTCGGTTATGATATGAATGCTGTACGTTTTACCTTATTACATACTTGTTCTTGCTTATTCAGATACATACGGTTGCTGTTGGGGCTGCTATAGGTCAAGCTTGTCTATTGCTTTCAGCAGGAACTGAGGGCAAACGATTTATGATGCCACATGCCAAAGGTATGacacatttttctttaaaaggTTGCAATCTCAGATCTTTAAAACTTTCATTAATTTCCTTCAATCCTGCTTCAGCAATGATCCAGCAACCTCGTGTTCCATCATCTGGACTGATGCCTGCTAGTGACGTTCTTATTCGTGCAAAAGAGGTGAATTCCTCTTTCATTTCTTTCCACCATTTAATTGTTCTAGTCCTAATCATGTATTTGTGCATCACCTGTTTATTTCCTTGGCCTCTGAACTTATTTGGAGGAttcaaaatagaaaggtttcTTTCACATcgtttttatctttttcattaTGCAAAATATAATGATAGAAACTTTGTGGGGGCTGTGAATTAagctttcatttcatttatacTGTCACAatcttttgaatttaatttattCTGTGCATTTTGTGGAAACATTAACATTGTGTGAAGTACTTTTCAGGTAATCACAAATAGGGACATTCTCGTAAAGCTTCTGGCCAAACACACAGGAAATGTAAGCTCTATTTATAAGATTTAATCAGCGTACGAGCAAAAATTAGGGAACTTATGTTATCGTGATATTTTGTATTAGTCAGAGGAGGCTGTTGCTAAGGTGATGAGAAGACCATTTTATATGGATTCTACAACTGCTAAACAATTTGGGGTGATTGACAAGGTAAGTCCTTCGACATAGTCTTCATGAACCCTTTTTCTTCAATATTTGTGGAAAGTTGACTGTTCTAGGGCGGCAATACCTGGTGCAGATCCTTTGGCGTGGTCAAGAAAAGATAATGGCAGATGTAGCCTCCCCTGAGGAATGGGATAAGACAGCTGGCGTCAAAGTTGTAGATGAACTTGGTGGTCTGTAAGGGAAGCAATGTGGTCATTATAGGTGAGTTAACCTTTTCTTCAGTATTTAACAACTGTCATTCATGGCTCATTAATAATTAGGTGCACGGGCATGGCAGGTCGGTCAGTGTTTATTTTAAGTGGGAGATTAGTATACGTTGTAGAGTTTCTCCATTTGTTTAGGGGTAATGGTATGAAGTTATGAACGTCCATGTATTGATTAGAAACCTGAGTCATGATTAGAAGAATGTTGCATTTATGCATACATTTTTCTGGGAGTGATCCAAACAGAATTTCCACAGCAGAGATTATACAAAAGGCACAGGCTACAAAGCCATTACCTAGTTGTATCTGGGTATGATTGTTGACGAGATATGCATGGCAGGCTGTTTTGCATTTGAATAAAACAACATGAACAACAGATTAAAACATGGTTATAATAGAAAGTTGCAAGACACAGTGCAGATTGTTTCGGTTCCTGTTTGTTCATAATGTTTATGGTAGCAAGATGCTTTCGGCCAGATTTCTGATCGGAATGCTTTTCTTGGTGTAGGAGTTATCACATGGATACTGTAGGAATTGTTACATGGTTGGCTGCTTGTCAGGGGCTCTTTGGTTATGGGTCGAAGCATTAATGTAAAGAGCGCTAAATTGTCTAGCGGGGAGTATAAAGATGGAAGGAACCAGACAACGACCTGTTTATGTGTAAGGAAGTGGATGGGAGAGATTGAACAGTGATGCCAAATTGAATTGCCCCTAGAACAAATCTGAAGGGTGCAAAAAACATGTACTTTTTGAGAGTTGAAGAATGACAACACTTTCTTACGTTCTATATTATCTTGGTGATGAATCGTCGTCTTTTTTTCCCCTATCAAAAAGAAGAAAGCTGAGTTTCTATGTTTGATGTCTTGGTGATGGATAACCTAGTGAAAAATTCAACGGACAAAACGCTTGGCAATCCAATTTGTACCGAGTATAATGTGTCACTGCCAAACGAAGTTTCACATCGAAGAAACTTAAGATGGTGAAAAATTGAAGTTATACAAACCGAAGTCTTTTTGATGTGAAACTTCCAgttaaatttgttttgtttccggTCTTCTACTTACTCATCCAGAATTTTCTGGAAGATATGGTGGTGGAAAACCTGTAGAGGCTGCCTCCAAAATCCCTAATGCAATTCAAACGCGTTCAGAAGTCATGGCACAATTTGATCAATTGGTTGTAAGCCATCTCTGGCGATGAATTAATAATTCGAAGTACCTTGCTTTCGTATTCTTGATAAACCAGCGTTTATATATAGATGTAGGAAGATCCGTTAATAGCCTAGCTTCGTGGCCAAACACCTTTCCAATTCCTCGATGTCCAGCATCATGTCAAGCAAACTGTCCTCAACACCACCAACATTAGCGATGCACGGGAAATACGTTTAATCCTAGGCCACACATGCAGTAAGGCGAAGGAAGTCAGATTTTCGTTACGTAATCTTTGCAACGATACGAACTTGTGTTGATGAGGTTGTGGAACAGCTTCATGTTCAGCAATTTCGGATGAGTAATCATCCTTCTAATATTCAAATTTCAGGTCATTTTTGTGATGGGATCGTTTGCCTATATGATTTACTTAGGGAGGACTGTGTTGTTTTATGCAATCCAGCCATCAAGGAATTTAAGCTTCTTCCCAAGTCCGGTCTTCTTCTCCCTCAACCAGATCTAGATGACGATGATGGAGTAGATACCGTGATCAATGTCATCGGATGTGGCTATGATTCTAAAACAAACAGTACAAGGTTGTTAGAACTGTAGAATTTTGGCAGCTGGGATCAAGAAAACGATGTCCTCCTTTCGTTTGATATGGGTGACGAGGTATTTCATAATATACCATTGCCAGATATTTTCCATGGGAGAAAGCACTGGTGTAAGAGCATTTTGGTGTGGAATGAAAccattgcttttatttttatataaatttgaaGCAGAAAGTGGAGTTTCTATGTTTGATATAAAGGTTCGTGGATAAAACGCTAACCATGGAATTTGTACCAGATATTTGGATTCCGTTGGTATTTTTGAAGAGTGACGAGCTTCTTATGGCTGCCACTGATGGACGTGTTGTCTGCTATAACATCGATACACGAAAGCTCAGGTATCTTCCTGTTCGTGGCGCGGAAAGTCCAGATCTAATGCTAGCTTCTGTTTATGTGAACAGTATTGTTTCAGTTAAGGGAGACAACAAGCTTGAGGGCattgatgtataattcctcCAGATATTGATGAATGCGATATGCAGCGGATTGATGTCCGATAAGGATGATATGCTGTATCTCGATGTTCTCCATGGGGTCTCTTTCTAGTTCTCATTTTGTATTACATTTAACCTTCCAAGTGTATAATCAGTGCGTGTAAACGCACACAAAGTTTCACAGTTCCAACATATTTACATGGAATAAAACATATGGAAGCCGATGGCTTGGCTAAATCGAGTCTCTCCTTTGATTTGGATGCGGTTGGTTTGAGCATATCCACCCCTTGCATCTACTCTATTTTTTTCACATATGATGTTTCTGAGATTTTTGGACATAGAGCTACGTTTCTGTACGTTCTCTCGGTTAAGCTGTGAATGAGAGAGTGAGTGATGGCATCAGCTCTCGAACGGTCACAGAGCAGTGGGAAGGTTCCTATGAGCACAGCCAAGTTAACATTCTAATTTACTTAGGAACCAAAGAATTGCTGGTTTGTCATGTATGCGATTGCTTTTTGTGCTTAAATTTGGAGAAAAATTGTAACTTTTGTGTACCATGTTGATAAATTGTTGCAGAGTGATTGCCAACTGTTCCAAAATCAGTCTTCATTGTGTTTGATTTTAGTTAATCTGGAGACGGAACTGAGATTATGATGAATTTAAGTAGTGGTGGATTGTCTTGCTGTTTTCTGTACACTAGTTGTAACTGGGGGATGTTTAGTTTAATATGTATTAGGCACTTGATGTTGAAGGATCGAAAGAGGACCGATGCGAGCTTACTAGAACCCCATATGGGAAACGATTCATAAGTGAGGTTTGAATCGAAAAGAATGGAACTTCAACTTCTGTCTTTCATAGTGACTaatcaaaaaatagaaaaattaatgaagaaaTAAGCTTAAAGAGAAATCCTCCTTTGAGGATTACTAACTTGTTCCTCAAAATTTTAGTTCCTCACTCATATCAAGCAATTATAATTGGCGACATAATATCGTTATACGTTGCAGCGAAGCATTTATGTTACACCTGTTGTTCGAATATCACCTCTTTTAGGGTCGAATGTGACTTATGACGATTCAATGAACTCGCCAAACATCGTCTGGCTGGCTCCATTGCCAAGCAATTCAACTAAAGCTGGGCAGCACCAGGTAACTTCGCATAACCAGTTTAAAGAAACTAGCTTCAGTGGTTATCGTAAAGTTATGTAATGCAGCTTGTCCATTTTCAGGTGTTCTAGTAGCGCTCGATGCCAGTCCAGACGGAATCACAACCAAATATGTAAATACGCAAGGGCTACATGCGAAGGTGCGAAGATTTAACTTATGAGATGCCAAGTTCCAGAAGATTATTCGTCGTCAGATGATCTTGGGGAAGTTGCAGTTGATGTCAACTACTTGGATGTGTCGAATGTGGAATCAACGTTCCAGATTTTCATTTGCCGATGCTCATTTAAAGGTTCTTAATCTTACCACATGCTTTCCTTTGGTCGCCTTGTCTGTTCTACAGTGCCAAGTAACCATGTCTTACTTTGCTTTGTTCCGCACAACATTTTACCATAAGTTTTCCTTGGTCGTCTTCTTTTTATCGGAACAGCGCTAGTAAGGCATGCAAGAAATTGTTTTGGTATAATTTCAGAGAGTAAGATCCGAGTTTACGCAAGAGATTGCTTTGGTTTCTTTCAGTGGCAGATTGCAAGGCATGCAACCCGAATTTGCCACTGTTGGAGTAGTACCATTTTCAAGCATTTCAATAGTACCCTGGTTTCAACGCTTTTGGTTTACATGCTTGTGTAGTAAGAAATCCCTTAAAAGTGCAGCATTTTACCGTTGTGCAAGTAACGAGAATTGAACTCTTGCCTCGCCCTCGGTGCCCGCTTAAAGCAAATGCTAAATTATAAAAGTGCAAGTTCGAGATTTTGTTCGTATAAAATTTAGAAGTCATGCAACAATCACTCTTTGATGGCGaagtgaaatattttattttcatgaaaaacacttttaatttttggttaaaagTTTTAGAAGTGATTTTCAGCCTCTTTCACGAGagaaaaatttacatgaaatgaGTTCACCGCGGtttattcaaataaaacaaTGATATATATAAGTTTCTCAACATATAAATTTTACTATTGAATTGAGATGCCACATGATAATGAATTCACAGTCACACCCAAATGCCTTGtaattcaaattaaattacattTCACCGTCGGGTTCTATCCGGACTCCCAGCCTAAACCCCGGCATAAAAGAGGAGAAAAAGCCCATAGGGGTTTATTCGGATTCACCAGTCCACCATTTTTCTCGCCCATTTTTGCACTTTCCTAGCCACCAAACACATCAAAAATCTCCAGTCACCTGATCGAAATCTGTTTAGTGTTTCGTCGGCAAGATTTAATTTTCGAGGTAATTAGTTAACTTTCTCTTCCTCtcaattttctcagcaaccaaacacaaaCTTGCACTTTAAATTAGCCGagtgacatttttttttattgctgtGATCTTGAAATGCATAGACCCACGACTTTGATTTGGGAAATTTTCGTTTTTTCTTACTCGGgtgctcttttttttatttttccgatTTGTTTAATTGTGATGCAGTATTTGGTGTTCTAGGGCTTGATTTTGGGATTATTGTCTATTTATTTGCTccaataatttcttttttttggtgaaatttccaaatttaagattttttctgcatattttttaGAAAGCATTGGATGATATTATGGATTGAAGAAATGTTTTGTTTATGGCTTTGGCCGATGATAAGTGGGATTAGGCATTGATGCACTTGATCAAGTTTTAaactttttcatttctttcataTTTTGTGGTTAATTTTCTAGTGGATTTCTAATTTACCAGTGTTTTTTTGGTTGGCGTACGACGTTCAAATTCAAGGTTGTGCAAGCTCTAAAGTGTGCTAGTTTACAGTCATGGCCTCCGAAGAGCCAAGGGACCCGTTCAAAGGGGTGGATTGGAAAGCTGTTGGCAATGACATGCAGAAGGACCCCGGTGttaaaccggggattaagaAGCGGCTTCCCAGGAAGATTAGGCAGATTCCGGATTGCTATTTTCTTCCTCGAAGATCCATGCCCTATAACATTGCCTTTTTTGGAGCATGCATTGCTGGTGGAATTGGTGCTGGCATGCTGTTGGAGGTCTGGATAAACAAGAAAGTTAGAGGTATGCCCTGTAATTCCGATGTTGGTTTTCTTTCCTTAAGGTAGGGGTTCGACCTCTAGGGCCGAAAACAAGTGTAGGATTGAACACCTCGTGTTCTGCATAGTGATCACAAGTTCTGGTCTGGTCAAGACAACTATGACATCCACCTTTGCAAGTTTAGTAAGGCTTTTGGTTAGCTGCAATGCTAACATTAGACACTGTATCTTTGAGCCTTTTCCATGATGCGGAATTATGCACTTATGGGTTCTTGGTTTATATTGGACATCTGAACATTAGGAAATCACGAACGATGTTAAAGTAAGAAATATGTGATCAGACTGCTGACATTCACGGCATTGTTTGTTGTAATACATTACTAAGACATGTACAAGCATTTCTTGTTGTATATACCAACACGTTCGATCGCTTTTGATCTGTGCTATCAGTTTTGGCTAATCTTGGTTGTTCTGAACCGGCTTATACATTTCTGATTGTTTTCAGTTTCATCATTTGGTTTCTAATCATTTCATTTCGTTTATAGAGCTTATGCTAATATGTTCCTGCTTCGGTGTTGCAGAGGATGGAGGCGTTGTATGGGAGTTCGACAAAAAATAGCCTTAGATGGATGGAATTGTGAATGTGACGGCATTAAAAATGCCCCACTTTCCTTCTGTGCCTCTTTTCTCTTTCGGAATTTGCTTAACGAGTCGTAGGCTGTAAAGACATCGGAATTCGGTTTCTACGCTGATCGGCTGACGTTTGCTTGACATTTTTGTGTCATGTTAATGAGCATACGATGTTGTTCTCACATCTTCTTACGGTTTGTTTTACACAACGTTCTGCATACAATGATTCAGATTTATATAACGTTGAATGAACCGAGGGGCAATATACTTGGGCCTGAAATGGGCCGAGTCTTAGGTTAGTTTGATGCTGTACACCCCCAAGCACTAGGCGGAAGGCCGTGTGTGAGTTTGTGCCATGTTTTGGGCTATGATTCTGTAAGCATTGGCTCATGTACTAGTTGATCTGGCGACACAATCTGAATTTGATTAAgcgattttgagttcaaaatcTTCCCACATTATTTGATTGGTTAGAAATATGCATCAATACAATTTTCAATGATAATTGTCGTTTCAAAATTACTAAATTGGCGTGAGTGAGTTTATATAAGGGTTAATAAGCCGTTATTCTAAGTTACTTTAATCTATCCGCGATTAACTAGCCTGATACATTTGCTTAGAGCACATATTGTTCATTTAAAAGCAATCTTAGAGTTTGAATTCAAAACaccttaaattaaaaataaatatcttATTCACCCAGACAATCCGTCTCTtgggaataattttttttctgtttaaaaaaaaaaaaaaaaacctattttaTTTAGACTTGGAGAGAAATTTTTGGGCTAATGCATAGTTTAGGTGCGTGCTGCGCACCCGGCCACATCGTACAATCCAAACACAAAACAAGCTTTGCCGCATGCTGCTTTCCTAACTCTATTTACTCCCTCTTTCTCTCGTCCGgttctctctcaatctctcttcGATTTCTAATTCAATCTCTGCAATTCATTCTGCGTGCGTGTGTGGATTGTAATGGCTGCTGTGAGGGTTGAGCGTGGGGATCTATGGAAGAGCAAGGCACTATCCGTACAGCTCCGGCTCAGGCAGCGGTTCAGGGTGGAGGTGGATCGCCGCCTCCGTCACCACCCCATTTTTTCCAACGAAGGTTACTTCTCCTCCACGTTCCAGCGCTGGCTCCAGCGCTTTCGCGACTTCCGCCGTGACTCCCTCCCTTCTTCCACCGCCTTCTATCTCAAACGAGGTCCTttcctcctctccttccttgaattaatcaactttttattttttttcgttttcgattgattgaaattttgattGATATGTTTCTGTGAAGGAATTTCAGTTTCTTAATTCTATTTATTAAAACATTGTGTCTTACtgttaaaaaaatgttaattaGCTAACATAAGTGGCAAGATTAGTTATGTTTCAAATTAGAGAAATTTAAAGTTGCAGATTGAGGACAATTTCGAGCTTGTATCAGTATTGGCTTGCATTTCGTTACGAAATTTTActacttttctatttttttttttgttagtgaaCTGAAAACCTTTGAGCTTGAAGAATTTGCAAATGCTTTTAGGGGTAGTTgattagtttgtgcttttataATCTACCCATGTGAAAATTTGTGGCGGGTTTTCGGAGAGGACTGTAGTAAAAGggggatttttgtttttttggtgcCTGCAGTGGGTAAGGAATTCAATGCTGAAGAAGAATCAATCCTTCTTCGCATGCTTCAAGCTGTGGCTGTTCCGGTCATTGGCAATGTTTGTCATGTGTTTATGAATGGATTGAATCAGGTTCAGGTAGGTGACATTGTGTGGAACTGATGATAACCCCAAGATGTTTCTTGATTTGTATTTTGAGGGCTGCAAGAATAATGTGGGCTTTCGGTATCATAGGTGTATGGTGTAGAAAAATTACATGATGCTGTGCTACGCAGACCCAAAGGAAAGCCTCTTATAACGGTGTAGCCTTGTGATCCTATTTATTGTCTAAAACTTAATGCATATGAATCTGTTGGCATCACAACCATTTGCTCCTCCACTATTTTTGATTTCCCGTTGGTTATGGCTACTTTTTTATCTGTTCTCATTGCAGGTGAGCAATCATGTTGCTTCTATGGATGATCCGCTTGTTCTCTCTGCGTTGCTTCCTCGACATGTTCTTCTGGATGCTCAGAACTTGAGGTGGACGCTTTGCGCGTCTGATCGTTGCTTTGCAAACCCTGTAACTTCAGCATTTTTCCGATCTGTCAAAGTCCTGCCAGTTTCTCGTGGTGATGGGATTTATCAAAACGTAATCTTTTAAAATGTCACTAAGTTTGTTGAAAGTGTTGGGTAGTTTATTAGTAGTGCTGTCATACTCGTATAATTGCAAATAAAACCAAACGTCTGCAGCTTGTGAGTAGTGCTTTGATGTTTATATTCTTCTTTTCGCCTGTTTTTAGAAATGGGTTTTTTTCTTGTCATAGTATGATAAGTTAAAGATAGGATGCTCTATCCTTACttgttttgaacatttcttaTGTACCTTGGGTCTATGGAAGGGCTGAAAGCTATGACAGTGTGTGATAACCATGCCACGTTCTCATTTTATGCTTTATTGATTCAGGGAATGGACTTGGCTATTTCAAAGTTGAATCAAGGTGGTTGGGTTCACATCTTCCCAGAAGGTAGTCGTTCTCGAGATGGTGGAAAAACCATGGGGTCTTCCAAGAGAGGTGTTGGGAGGTGAGGGTCTCATCCTCCTTTTCTTGAAACATATGTTTCCAAGCGAGGTGTTGAAATGATTGATATTTGGTTGTTGGataggaggagggggagggagggggagggagggggagggggagggagagagaaaaaaagggggaaaggGGGGATGCTCCCATGGTTTTGGCTGTAAGCTTTTTGGGTAAAGTGAGTAGTGTTCTTTCCATTGAAACACTTTTTTGAAACTATTGCATATTCTTACTTGGCAGGTTGGTCCTTGACGCGGACAATATTCCCATGGTTGTTCCATTTGTGCATAGTGGGATGCAGGACATCATGCCTATCGGTGCTAGCATCCCAAGGATTGGCAATACAGTAAGTCCAATACTTGTTACTGTCAATACATGTTCAGTTTTGAGCGGCTCAGTGTCCTTTCAATAGGCTGTAATCCTTCCAGTTAGATACTTTTGATACTGTAGCAACTATATGAGTGATCAGATAGACCTTCTTACCCAGTCTTATCTGACGTAGGATTTGATTGTTGTATTTATCATTTTAGTCCATGACGCACTGATGCCCTTCACACTTTATGCagtgttttgttcttttatgaTATGTATTGTCCAGCTTACTGTTTTTGGAAAATGTAGGTGACGGTGGTTATTGGCGATCCAATCTACTTTGATGATTTGTTGAATTCTGAAGGAGCTAAGCATGTATCAAGAGGAAAGTTGTACGATGCTGTATCTTCAAGGATTGGTCATAGACTACGCGAACTGAAAGTTCAGGTCGACAAGTTGGCTCAAGTGACTCAGCCACAATATCTTCCTGCACAGGACACAGACCGAGCTACAGTGATTCTGCAGCAGGTTGATTGGGAATCATTCGGAATGGGGAACCTTACATATTCCGAAGATGATGGTTCACCGGTGCAAGAAACTGAGATCCAACTTGCTGCTCCTCCCTGTACAGAAGAACCCCGGTCTGCTGATTGGAGTTACAGAGTGGGTTTCTCTCGTGAAGGTGGCATTGCATCACGGATGCGTAGTTTCATGGACCAGAGTGAGTTTATGGGTTTCGCGGCCAGAGGCATATTTATGAACCGTAGAGCCGAAGAACCCTCTCCGAGCCGTAGAGGGGTTGTTCCCTTGAAAGCGTGGAGACGATACTTGGAGGCCAATGTATTACCACAATGGAATTAGTTCTAACATAAATCTTGCAGAGGCTTatgtaaattaaaattttggtgTTCATCATATATGAACTGAAATTTTGGTTGAGAttcttccttttattttaatgtATACACGGAAGATTCTATGATAATTTTACTTGACCTCCATTTTCTTTGATATTCATCTTTTTGACACACAAATTGTAATAAAAGGTTACGGGTTTAGGTCGTGGAAACCACCTCTTAGTTTACTTTAGacacttcaattcaaattctcgtcttcaaaaaatatatttcaaataaactcttgttaaaataaaaattagagaaGCATATGGTTCCTTTCTTCACGTTCAGCCTAAAACAACTCATGTTTCTTTCTCTCACTGAGTAGGTATTTTAAACCACTAATTACTATATTTAGTTTTTCTTCTTCCGCAAAATTTCATTTCTTGCAACAAACCAGCTGACTTCCTCACTACAAGCAATCGCCTTCATTTCGCAGTATCGAAAGAACCTGTGAATGCAATCTCGAATCTACACGAAAAAAACAAGGTAATTGCTTTTTTCGGG from Pyrus communis chromosome 9, drPyrComm1.1, whole genome shotgun sequence harbors:
- the LOC137744823 gene encoding ATP-dependent Clp protease proteolytic subunit-related protein 3, chloroplastic-like yields the protein MASSLQLPISISSASTSSFRPRNARKFTAFCSVNAKATAKIPIPPINPKDPFLSRLAAVAAKSPETLLNRPPQNSDSLPYLDVFDEPILMATPAQVERSVSYNEHRPRKPPPDLPSLLLHGRIVYIGMPLVPAVTELIVAELMYLQWMDPKQPIYIYINSTGTTRDDGETVGMESEGFAIYDAMMQLKNEIHTVAVGAAIGQACLLLSAGTEGKRFMMPHAKAMIQQPRVPSSGLMPASDVLIRAKEVITNRDILVKLLAKHTGNSEEAVAKVMRRPFYMDSTTAKQFGVIDKILWRGQEKIMADVASPEEWDKTAGVKVVDELGGL
- the LOC137745827 gene encoding uncharacterized protein: MAAVRVERGDLWKSKALSVQLRLRQRFRVEVDRRLRHHPIFSNEGYFSSTFQRWLQRFRDFRRDSLPSSTAFYLKRVGKEFNAEEESILLRMLQAVAVPVIGNVCHVFMNGLNQVQVYGVEKLHDAVLRRPKGKPLITVSNHVASMDDPLVLSALLPRHVLLDAQNLRWTLCASDRCFANPVTSAFFRSVKVLPVSRGDGIYQNGMDLAISKLNQGGWVHIFPEGSRSRDGGKTMGSSKRGVGRLVLDADNIPMVVPFVHSGMQDIMPIGASIPRIGNTVTVVIGDPIYFDDLLNSEGAKHVSRGKLYDAVSSRIGHRLRELKVQVDKLAQVTQPQYLPAQDTDRATVILQQVDWESFGMGNLTYSEDDGSPVQETEIQLAAPPCTEEPRSADWSYRVGFSREGGIASRMRSFMDQSEFMGFAARGIFMNRRAEEPSPSRRGVVPLKAWRRYLEANVLPQWN